Below is a window of Cydia amplana chromosome 3, ilCydAmpl1.1, whole genome shotgun sequence DNA.
ATATGGCTGTTAGCCGTTGCTcgaagtaaaaattaaaaaaaatactttccaCCCTAGGGTGGGAAATGCAATTTTCCACCCGATTATCAGCCTATGAAAGGTAAACTTCCCGAACAGGAGAgatgaaaatattaatttatggaCCGTTATATAAATAGACGTTATTAACTCTAGTTAATTACTCCTGCTGATATTGGCTATAGCACTTATTAGTTATATTACAGCGATACTCGAAAACTTTAGAGTGTAGGTAACTTAGACGCTGTGAACTTTGTTACTTGTTACTCTTGTTGGTTCAAAAATATGCTGAAGTTGAGGTCTGTTTAtaactttataaatatttttgcagtGTTGGAATCAAAACATAAAGGCAAGTACGGTGCATCCCGCTGCTCTAGTTAGCATGACACAATCGCAGAGTTGCCGGCTGACGCGGCCGACAATGCCACCTACAAACACACACAACACGGCGGCACAAACACAGATATGACTAAAGTCACACATAACAAAGACGCGCCGTTGATTGTCGGGAACTTCTCTCCTTTATCTCGTGCATACTGACAAACGGATTAACCTTTAGCCAGGAGGCAAATCAAAAGACCCGTGCCAGTAGTGCCTaacgaaataaaacaaaaaagagTTGCTTACTGTATACCGATCTACTTTTTAAGCCTCAGAAATGGAATTCTAGTAACATGGAAATAGCAAAACCAAAGCAGCTGCACATTTTGAGAAACTTAATTGCAAAAATGCAAACAGTGCACCTGCTATTCAGTGTTTATTAGAAGTCTGAATTGAAGAACGAAGCGATATGAAGTAAAACGAAAAGTAAaaggtaaataataactcggagGTTGTTCCGAGCTAGTGAGTCGGAATCGCGATGCCGTCCGGAAGCTGCGTAGCTCCAGATTCAATTTCCGCAACCGGTCCTCTAATAAGGCCACTATTGAACCAgactaaaaacattatttaaacgCTTTCAAACGAAAACATGAAAGGTACGGCGCTACTCAGCTCTGAAATTTAATGCAAGTAGATCCACTAAGTTCTAACTTGGCAAAAAGTTAGTGAGAGCTCAGTGTTCTAGGGTCCTAATAAAAATCGCGAGTAAAGATCCATCGACGAAGCCTATTGAGGTTAATATAAAGTTCACTCGCATCTAGTAgcacgaaaaataaaataaaaacgaataagCGATTGCGTTTCAAGTGAGCACTGAGGATCGTAAGTTCGCCAGGCGGTACATAACTCGCGGAGGCTGGAGCTGGAAGCTCGCGGGCTTCCACAAAAGGAATATCACGTGCAAGTAACCAACAAAGCGCCCAGTGCGCTGCGTAATTCGATATTCTCGGGTTGAATGATCCCATATCAACACCGAGAGCCTTAATTCAGCTCTCGACGCGACAGACGCAGAGTGCACTTGGGCGTAAATAAAAAGTTGAACATCGGTGTAACGAGAGAGCCCGCAGACAATGACGCTAGACAATGTGTTAGCGAGATGACACTCCAGAGCACTAGCCGAGCGGCCCTCGCAACCTTAGAGTGTCATATTCTCGTGCACTTCTTTGCAGAACCCTCTcgagttaatttaaaaatacgagTAAAGAAGTCGCGGGGCGTTTCTTTTCCTTTACTTGTTCCATATCATTACAGGATGAGGATATAAATGTCATTTTgtacgtttaaaaaaaatcgcgaaCATCCAGTACGTTATTCGCATACGCAACGTCTACTTATTATTTTACAGCTTATATGGGAAATAGTATAACTTATTCTTTGCTAAAAGTGAATTCAAAGCTGCGAACAAATTATTCTGTACAATTTGTGTTAGGCAGTGCAGTGCAGTTAGCGATTACGGATAGTCTCGCGGATCGACTGCAGGCAGCGCAGGCTCATTATCGCTCGCTTAGTGCGGAGCGCTCTGCGAACGTCATTCCACGTCAATCTCGATGCTGTGGTAATCATTGACGTGCAGTTCACACGCTTTGTTAACAATTACCTCTCTTTTATTTAAATCATCGAACTGTTTTGGATACAACGgaatattatttacaattagGACGTAATGACATCCAACACTGATGGCGCTACGAGTATACTCGTAATATTATATAGATAACATAAGTACTTACTGCTTTCATTTACCTATCTATAAATTACGAACAGAAAATACCTTTATTTTAACAGTTAAATCAGAATTTTTGAAGTCAACTCAATTCTAAAAGCATCTTGGAACAACAGCATTACCTATAATAAGACAATTAAAATCATTTTagatagttattttttttagattggcGTGGCGTGATAACACTGTTATGTAATATTTGAGTTGAACAATTTCCcactacaaattaaaaataataataattgttctttacaaataaaagtgtaaaaatcagcaataaaaatataaattaagaaataaactaaattaagcAACAACGAATACGCGCCTCTAATACGACTCGTTAAGTATTAGAACGTTGATAAACGGCGTGAAAACTCCTGCATTATTTGAAACTCATCTCGGAACCATCAATTCCATAGCAattcattactcataaaacattTCCGTCTGCCGGAGCACGTTGCTGGGAATCGGCAATTTCTCGGAAGCGGCAAATGTGCGCTGTCCGTTTTTGGTCTATAATACTCGTAGGTACGACAGAGAAATGCTCAGAACGCGAGGGAAAGTGGGGACGCTTGGCTCGTTGCCAGCCTGCTGCCCATCAACTCCTTCAAAAATTTATTATTCCAACTAATTTGAGGACATATTTAAAACGATATTTGTCGACAAATGGATTAAGATGTAACCTACAGACGACCTAATTTAGTTGCTTATTTCGAGCACATTTTCTGTTTAGACGAATAGGATAGACGAATTCATATAAAGTATCCTCGTCTAGTTTCGACGAATATTTATTCGAGTCTTAAATAAATGACGACCAATTAATATAAGCTCAGTAAAATTACACGTTGTAAttagataaaaacaaaaattcgaGTTCCCGAAAATGCTATTAAAATTTATGAAAACATGTAGGTAGCTTACATTACAAaccttttattaataaaaagtgaGCGCTCTAAACGTTTTTCAACACAAAgagagaaataaaatattacaagtaAAATATATTCTAAAACTGTTAGCGATGCGCtcactataggtacatactgtacttatacctatgtaattagTTAAGTTTTATTCCTAAGGAAAAGTTGCCATGTTAATTCGATACTTAAGTACTAACGTTTAAGGTTCAAAATTGTTTGTCAATATCTTATTGTTAATATCTTATGCAAGTAATGCAATATGTTACTATGCGCCGGCGGCAGTCCGCTGCTAGACGCGATCCATTTCACTCGACTCTGTATCCGAAAATCGAATTAAAGTTCATTGTTAAGTTTAACTTTGCCTTTTCATTCCTCGTGCTAGTGCCATAATCTACAAAGTGGTCTTCGAGCCGGATTATGCATCGAACGCCTATAAAAATGGAAACTCGCAGTGCGAGGGCACGTCGCGAGCACGAGGAACACATGGCGCGCGAGCGTGAACAAAGAAAAAGTGAGGTTATACCGCCGTGCAATGTAACTACGCCCGAAAAAGTCGAGAAACCTTTGGATCCGATGGTCAAGAAGTTTCTACAATACAAATTAAACGCGACAGGCAGCATAAAGTCGGAGCCGATGCAGCAATTTAAGCAAATTCCCGATACGAAGCCTGCCGCCTCACATGTGGGTGCCGTCCCGAGTAGCAAGGGCTCACGAAGATCATCAGCCTCTAAAGAAGCCAGgcgaaaacaattaattttggaCGCCGCTAAGGAAAAGGCTGCGATTCAAATGGACCTTATTAATAAAACCTTAGACGCGCAACTTGCAGCGCTTAGTGACGAAGAGGAGCTTGAGGAATACAGTTCACAATTCGATGGTAATTTACCTCTTCGCAACGATATAAATGCGTGGGTTGAGCAGCAAAGCAACCACACGGAACTACCTGAGGAGCAGCCAGTCCCCGACAATGGAGTCACAACGGACACGCTGCACATTCCAGTTCCAGCACGGATGCCTACACCTGTCATACCCTCCGCATTCACCGAGCAAGCTCAGCCGAGGCCAGCGTCTAGCTTAGcaccgcgcgccgccgccgatgGCTTCATGCCGGCAGCGCCGCCTGCGCCCGAAGGTACCGTCAGCGCGCTCAACCAAACAGTGCAATTATTAGCCGGCGCACTTAAAGACCTATCGACCGCTAGCAACCAAGTGCCTAACGCCAGTCTGCTCAGCCGCATTAGCACGCCTAAGGACCTACCTGAATTTTCAGGTGACCAGTTAGAATGGCTTCAGTTCAAACAGGCCTACCAGGAGTCTACTGAGGTCTGTAAATTTACAGATAAAGAAAATTTATGGAGACTTCGTAAATGTCTTAAAGGAGCCGCACGAGATGCAGTCGCCGCATTGTTCATCAGCGCCACGTCGCCCGACCGGGTAATGTCGACATTGGAGCTACGTTTTGGAAACCCTGACAGCATCATTTCTCGTATTCTGCAAGACATTAAGAAGCTACAGCCTTTACAACTCGAATATCATAAGGATATAGTTATGTTCGCAGTAAAGGTTCAAAATTTCGTAGTAGCTGTGCGAGCAGTAGGACGCGAGGAGTACCTACACGGCATGAATATCGTCTCCATCATCCTGTCCAAGCTGCCCACTGTGCTCATCTCCAAATGGTCAGATTACAGTTTTAAACTTCTTCAAGATGCGCAGAAATCGAGGTTAGTCATTCTATCGGATTTTCTTAATGACGAAGCATTGAAGATTTCTAAAACTGCAAGTTTCTTAACAACTACGCGCAACGATACCTTTAAAAACAAGTCGAGCGATCATTCATCTTCCCGTACACAAACTGTTTTACTACAAACTGAAGAAGGcgatttaaaatgtttattttgccgAACAGCTGTGCATAAGTTAACGGAATGCAAACCATTCAAGAAAGCGTTGCGCAAAGTACGATGGCAACACGTGAAGAAAAACGGCTTATGCTACAAATGCATTATCTCCAAGCATGAACGCGATACCTGCAAGTCCCCCGCGTGCGACAAGGACGGCTGCGGAGCTCCACATCATCGCCTACTACATTATCCGGTAAACAACAGTGCGCGTGACGTCAcggcggcgcccgcgccgctACCGAGTGCAAGTGTACCGAATAATAGTACCGCGATAAACGGACCCGTGCCGCGCGAACCCGCGTTCAAGCCAGTGACGGACACTTTAACTCATATAAATGCGACCGACAGCAGAGTGTTGTTAAAAGTAGTACCAGTGCGTGTTCAGGGACCTAACGGTATAGTAAATAGCACCGCGCTATTGGACGATGGATCTACCATCTCGTTAATAAGTGCCAATCTCGCGCAACGCGTGGGCCTACGTGGTAACTCGCAGACATTACACGTTCACGGTGCGTTTAAAAATGACGGGATTGAGTACAAATCGACCAAAGTGAATGTCGACATTAAAGGTATGGACGATAAGGTTTATAATGTTAAATTGCGTTGTGTTGAAGAATTAAGTTTGGCAATACAAACACTGTCTGTTTTAAAATTAGTTAATTATTCTCACCTAGCagatataaaacataaattttgtACCACTGATTCAAAACCTGAATTATTGTTAGGTCAGGATAACTTACATGTTGTGATACCTATTCAAGTAAGGGAGGGCAAAGATAATAATGAGCCATCAGCTACACTCACCCGCCTCGGCTGGAGCGTCCATGGGAAAGTGTGCGTGCCGCGGACTGTCCGTCGGTCCAGGGGCTCACCATCTGTCGCTGTCCATACTAACCTTTTTATTGCAGATAGCGGAGCAGACCATGATACCACATCAGACGAGTGCCTCCTAAGGGAAATCCACGAAGATGTTAGGCGCTCATTTCTGCTAGATTCCATGGGCGTGACGGCGCACGCGCGCCAAAAGGCCGACGACGCCCGCGCCGTCGCGCAGCTGGAGCGCTCCGCCGAGCTCATCGACGGGCGCTGGTACGTCGGCCTTCCGTGGAAGGACGAACACCGCCCCATGCCAGACTCCCGCCCAAACGCGCTTACCAGGATGAAGGGTATTGAGCGCAAAATGGGTAAGGATCCAGGATTCGCCGACAGGTACCGTGAAAGGGTCAATCATTTATTAGAAAATGATTACGCTATGGAACTGACTAATACTGAGGTCACGCCGAAGACTTATTACTTACCTCATTTCGGCGTGGACAACCCGAACAAGCGAAAACTCCGTCTGGTCTTCGATGCTGCCAGTCAGGTAAGTGGTAGCTCGCTAAATGATTATTTGCTCACAGGGCCTGACCTATTGTCATCGCTTTTAGGTATAATGCTGCGCTTTCGGGAGCATCCAATTGCAGTAACAGGTGATATTAGGGACATGTTCCTAAGGGTTAAGATCCAGCAAGACGACCAGGACGCTCTGAGGTTTCTGTGGAGAAACGACCCCACAGAAAACATGAAGACGTACGCGATGACGTCACTTATTTTTGGTGCAAATTGTGCTCCGTTCGTCGCgcaatttgttaaaaataaaaacgcccAGCGATTTGAATCGTCATTTCCCGCCGCCGTCGATGCCATCGTCAACTCGCACTATATGGACGACTACATCGACAGCCTGCCCGACGAGGCGACAGCGATCGAAATGGTAAGAAACGTCAGTGATATCCACAGGGCGGGCGGCTTTGAAATAAGAAACTGGACGAGCAACAGCGTCGCAGTTTTAAACAGCGTGCCAAAGGAGACCTTAGGTACTGCTGCTGTAAGGTTCAAAGTCGGCCAGCAACATGAAAGCGAGCGTACCTTGGGTCTCATTTGGTACCCGGCTGATGACATACTGGGCTTCGATTTGTCATTAAAACGTATACCGAGCGACGTACTTAAAGGTGAGAATAGGCCTACAAAACGTTTAATGCTAAGAGTAATTATGTCAATTTTTGATGTACTAGGTTTCTTAGCACCCTTCACGATTCAAGGCCGAATCATGCTTCAAGAGGCTTGGCGCTTACAGGTGGATTGGGATGATTACATTCCAGATCAGATTTATCACAAGTGGCGAAAGTGGGTTGACCTCCTAAAGGTAATTAAAGATATTCGTATACCTAGGTGGTACTGCACGGCCGCGCGCAATGCGGTAAGGGACAGCCAATCGGCGACAGCGCGTGCGAGCGAAATGCAAGACTGTGTGGATGTCGACGCAGCGGCACCGGCACCTACCTTTCCCCCCGCGGCCCCCGCGACCCACGCGCCTACGCAAGGTGCTACGAAAGGCTACGAGGGCGTAGCGGCATCTACATGTGCTACGACCGCATCGAGTAGTAGgtattcatattataataatttacaaatgcatttttttagcGATGCATCTACTCAGGCGATGTCAGCTGTGGGCTATTGGCGCTGGGAGGATAACGGTACTACTTATGTTGCATTTATTGCAAGCAAAAGCAGAGTTATGCCGGTAAAACAGCTGACTATACCGAAGGCTGAGCTGCAAGCTGCATTGTTGTCGGCAAGACTAGCCAATGCAATTGGAAAGGAGCATAAACTAACGCCTACGAGGCGTTACTTCTGGTGTGACTCCTCAACTGCGATACATTGGATTCGCAACAAAAACCGTACGTATAAGGCCTTTGAAGCAAATCGTTTGGGGGAGATTGACGACCTTACCCGCGTGAACGAGTGGCGGTACATTTCTACGAAACTAAATGTTGCCGATTTAGCTACGCGGGACTCGTTTGATCTAGCCCTACAGAATGAGTGGTTCAAAGGTCCTTCTTTTTTATACGCTGACGAAAGTCAATGGCCTAAAGATATTATACCGACTGGTAACGAGGAGGAGACAGAGGAATGCGTAGCGGTCGTCCAAGTGTGCGACGAACCTGCATGCATACCAGTTCCGGACCCGCAGCGCTTCTCTTCATGGCTTCGTCTCACCCGCGCCACGGCCACGGTGCTAAAGTTCATCGCTAGGTGCAAAGGTCAAGCGGCCGAGATCGACTGCGCAATGATGGAGCGTGCCGAGATATTGCTACTAAAATACGCGCAAAACGAGTCTTTCGGGGAAGACTTAGCCAGAATTAAGGCGCGCGGGGCATTACATCGCGCAAgtaagttattaaaattatcacCCGTTTTAGACGAAAATGAATTACTTCGCGTGGGCGGGCGCATTGACGCCGCATCAGATGTGCCTCTGGACGTCAAGAGACCCGTAATCCTGGACGGCCGTCATCAGGTAGCACGATTAATCGTTCGATATTACCATGTCAAAGCGGCCCATGGAAGTCAGGAGATGGTGGTAAACGAAATTAAACAAAGGTATTGGGTAATTAAACTTAGACCTACTGTTAAACTCGTGACGTCAAGGTGCATGTTGTGCAGGATAATGAAGAGCAAACCTCAGGTACCTCGCATGGGAGATTTGCCAGAGGCCAGAATAGAACACCATCAGCGGCCCTTTTTTCACTGTGGGTTAGACCTTTTTGGGCCAATGGAGGTCGCGGTCGGTCGCCGCAGAGAAAAGAGATATGGTGTTCTATTCACATGCCTCACAGTGCGGGCAATTCATATCGAGCTTGTTGCCTCCCTTACAACTGACTCGCTCATTATGGCGTTGCGACgaatggcggcgcggcgcggctggCCGCGCCATCTGTACTCGGACAACGGTACTAACCTGAGGGGCGCCGACACAGAGTTGCGCCGGTCCATGGAGGCGCTAGATATGGACGTGCTAAAAGCTGAGGGGGTAAATAACAACATGGACTGGACTTTTATTCCCCCCGCCAGCCCTCATTGGGGTGGGGCGTGGGAACGTTTAATACGTTCAGTAAAGACGGCTCTCAAGGTCGTTTTAAAAGAACGAGCACCAAGGGACGAAGTTTTGACCACATTAATGGCAGAAGTTGAGAACATGGTCAACAGTCGTCCATTGGTGCACGTGTCTGTCGATCCTGCTGACGGTGAGTCTCTTACTCCTAATCATTTCCTTTTAGGGTCATCATCGCGACTCCCTATTGTAGGAGAGTTCGATGATTCTGATCTCAACTTGAGGAAACTATGGCGGAAGGCGCAGAGGCTCGCTGACATGTTTTGGCAGAGGTGGCTAAGAGAAATCTTACCCACCCTTGTGCCTAGGACAAAATGGCTGGAGGAGCGGAAGCCGTTAAAGGTAGGAGATCTCGTTCTGGTCGTGGATCCCAACTCTCCCCGTAATATGTGGCCGAAGGGGTTGATCACCCAGGTGATGCCTGGCGGAGACGGCCGCATCCGTGTAGTGGAGGTGAGGACGGCTACCGGGACTTACCGGCGATCCGCGGCACGCATCGCCCCGATTCCCGTAAGTTTAGAGTGCTGAGTCAGCACTGGGGTGGGGAGTGTTAGCGATGCGCtcactataggtacatactgtacttatacctatgtaattagTTAAGTTTTATTCCTAAGGAAAAGTTGCCATGTTAATTCGATACTTAAGTACTAACGTTTAAGGTTCAAAATTGTTTGTCAATATCTTATTGTTAATATCTTATGCAAGTAATGCAATATGTTACTATGCGCCGGCGGCAGTCCGCTGCTAGACGCGATCCATTTCACTCGACTCTGTATCCGAAAATCGAATTAAAGTTCATTGTTAAGTTTAACTTTGCCTTTTCATTCCTCGTGCTAGTGCCATAATCTACAAAAACATTTTGCGATGACATTTTTATCGTTTTGTGCTCACTCCGTTCCAGAAAAGAATACTTACCTATCAACTTATCAAGAATCGGATAATCTACCTGGCGACACgatgttataaattatattatctcTGTCTCCGATGCATGTTAAACGAAGTCGTAGTTTCGAAATAAACAATATGTGAAATTTAACATTATGTTGTTGTAGTGAATAAAGGTTTTCCAATCAGACGCGGCGGGGCGCGAAAGAGATTCTAATAACATTCAAAACTCGTCCCCAGGGATCGTGTCAGTTTAATTACGGCGGACTGCCTCGGCGTACCGATGAATTTATTTTTTCAGGACAAAGGACGATTAAAAAAGTTGGTAATGAAAGTCGTCTGATGATAAGAATGGGTGAATGCGGACCTTCGCAGATCGGGTACGCGGTATGTGCGTGTTGTATCAATGCTGTTTTtagggtacctacctatttcccttttcataaaattaCGTGATTTCATACCAATGTCGTCATTCCAACTAGCTACTATTATTATCGGGAAATTTACcatgtacctaaatatgtacGGGATATGTAGATGTGCAAATACCATATTATGTGTTGCGAGTATTAATTATTGTAGTCTACTCGTACCATGGCGATTTACCCTCTTTCAGTACCTACTGTAAACTTCATAGGTAAACAAGGCAATTGAAAACAATGGTTGCTGATCAATTTCTGCTGAATAGTTAGTATGGTATAGGTataataagtgtaccgcgaacattGTTTTGTGCGGTAGAAACACTAAAAATGGCAGTCTCTGTTATGGGAGGCCAAAATCCAAGTCCTTTGTGCCTTAGACAGTATAGTGAGTGTGATAAAGGATAGCTATCTTATAGGAAAGATAGTAGCTATGACGTCattattttattcaacattaaaaatattagcaAACCAATTAGCTAAATATTGCTCAAAATCGGAACAGTAAGACCATATAAACAGAATAAATGGAAGTGTTTATTCGGTTGGTGAAAAAAAGTAATTGGTGAGAACTACTAATACTCAGGTAGGTATAGCATGCGTAGGAGCGGAACAATAAAGTGCGTAGCGTCGCGCCGCGGGCGTCAGACAGCAAACTGCTGCGCATAAATTGACTTATACAAAGCCCACCTAACTAGCTATATCACAGAGATATGCCTAGAAATTTATTAGAACAACTAAAGTAAAACAGGGAGAATTAATTGAGATAGTCgtaacaaagaaaaataaaataaatcatttcgtAAAGTGTTTTATGTTTCGCAGCTCGAGATAACGGTAAACTATTAATAAGCTtgtgaataattttatttgtacagTGAATTACGTGCGCCTAAATCTAAAAGTTGATATATTTTCGAAATATACATCAAAGGCCTTACTTACAGTATCGCCGCTGtaatttatttagataaatTCGCCACATCAGGCGTATGCCTCTCGCCTTATACGATGATCTCATTAGCTGCCAACTTTGAAAATACGGCCGGAACATACCTGTTAACAAAACGAAAGGTCGGATGAAATGCTAAAAGGAATTAAAATTTTATGACAGTAAGTAACGAGGAGTGCTTAGATTATGCTTTTGCCAGACAGTCGTTAATATGGGTGACGCGGTCGGTCAGGTGACCCGAGATGGGGGTCATAATATATTTCAAGTGGCGTAAAAGCGGTCCGAATGAGAATTTGCGTAACGCGAGAGAGCGCCACGGCGCAGGAAGAACAGCAGATAACATGTAGGGACACCGGCGCGGAATTGGTGCCGCTATTTGAAAGACCCCGATAAGCCCCTTTTCGGTCCCAAATAAAGGTCTATCCCGTTTTCACGCCGTCTCCTATTATTTGGTAGCAGCCTGAATAAGCTTTTAAATTTTTAGCGTTCATTAAAAGTTACGAGCACGAGTTGTTCGTACAATACACGTTAGGCTTATGTTTAGCTGAGTTTGTAACAAAAGACGATCTTGtctacctacattttataatgtgttttatAGTTTGAAGTACCAACGTATGCAATAAAATGAAAAAGAAATTGTGACACTGCAAGGCGCAAGTGAGGGGCTCGGTTTCAACCTGTATTTATTTGAGAGTGCACAATGCACAAATGTATGCGCGCGCTCTCTTACCTGGCGTAGTCGCAGGCGACACGCGTGGGCCGGGGTCACACCCAGGAATACTAGTTACTCGTGATCTATGGATGCGCATGCAATTTTCTCATGAAGTATAGTTGAAGTAGAAAAAACACAAAGGATTTGACTAAGGGCCTTAGgacaaaaaaaatccaaaacgctgcaataatttttcttgtattctaatatacagagtgcttcctg
It encodes the following:
- the LOC134662599 gene encoding uncharacterized protein LOC134662599; this encodes MKTYAMTSLIFGANCAPFVAQFVKNKNAQRFESSFPAAVDAIVNSHYMDDYIDSLPDEATAIEMVRNVSDIHRAGGFEIRNWTSNSVAVLNSVPKETLGTAAVRFKVGQQHESERTLGLIWYPADDILGFDLSLKRIPSDVLKGENRPTKRLMLRVIMSIFDVLGFLAPFTIQGRIMLQEAWRLQVDWDDYIPDQIYHKWRKWVDLLKVIKDIRIPRWYCTAARNAVRDSQSATARASEMQDCVDVDAAAPAPTFPPAAPATHAPTQGATKGYEGVAASTCATTASSSRYSYYNNLQMHFFSDASTQAMSAVGYWRWEDNGTTYVAFIASKSRVMPVKQLTIPKAELQAALLSARLANAIGKEHKLTPTRRYFWCDSSTAIHWIRNKNRTYKAFEANRLGEIDDLTRVNEWRYISTKLNVADLATRDSFDLALQNEWFKGPSFLYADESQWPKDIIPTGNEEETEECVAVVQVCDEPACIPVPDPQRFSSWLRLTRATATVLKFIARCKGQAAEIDCAMMERAEILLLKYAQNESFGEDLARIKARGALHRASKLLKLSPVLDENELLRVGGRIDAASDVPLDVKRPVILDGRHQVARLIVRYYHVKAAHGSQEMVVNEIKQRYWVIKLRPTVKLVTSRCMLCRIMKSKPQVPRMGDLPEARIEHHQRPFFHCGLDLFGPMEVAVGRRREKRYGVLFTCLTVRAIHIELVASLTTDSLIMALRRMAARRGWPRHLYSDNGTNLRGADTELRRSMEALDMDVLKAEGVNNNMDWTFIPPASPHWGGAWERLIRSVKTALKVVLKERAPRDEVLTTLMAEVENMVNSRPLVHVSVDPADGESLTPNHFLLGSSSRLPIVGEFDDSDLNLRKLWRKAQRLADMFWQRWLREILPTLVPRTKWLEERKPLKVGDLVLVVDPNSPRNMWPKGLITQVMPGGDGRIRVVEVRTATGTYRRSAARIAPIPVSLEC